The proteins below are encoded in one region of Coffea arabica cultivar ET-39 chromosome 4c, Coffea Arabica ET-39 HiFi, whole genome shotgun sequence:
- the LOC113738648 gene encoding peptidyl-tRNA hydrolase, mitochondrial-like isoform X1 yields MRVSAAFSTTSAAAALRLLFSSCDHPKTLIPFYSWTRHPSTLTQFTPRLRMVHNTHNNDLSPSSVSAAASFSSSAAASASAAAPTDKPKTQTWLIVGLGNPGKRYNGTRHNVGFEMVDYIAQAEGISMGSISFKALFGKGQIANVPVMLAKPQTFMNASGESVGAIASYYRIPLAQVLVIFDDMDLPFAKLRLLPKGGHGGHNGMKNIINHFKGSRDFPRLRIGIGRPPGKMDPMNFVMRPFTKQEREELNFTFQTGLEAVRILLLEGINRSATFVNSAKSLEQLQ; encoded by the exons ATGAGAGTATCTGCTGCATTTTCTACCACCTCCGCAGCCGCCGCTCTCCGCCTCCTCTTCTCCTCTTGTGACCACCCTAAAACCCTTATCCCATTTTATTCTTGGACAAGGCATCCTTCTACTCTTACCCAATTTACCCCAAGATTAAGAATGGTGCATAATACTCATAATAATGACCTATCCCCTTCCTCAGTCTCCGCCGCAgcctctttttcctcttctgCAGCAGCGTCAGCGTCAGCCGCGGCGCCTACTGATAAGCCGAAAACTCAGACCTGGCTTATCGTAGGGCTCGGTAACCCGGGGAAGCGGTACAATGGGACCCGCCATAAC GTGGGTTTTGAGATGGTGGATTATATTGCTCAAGCAGAGGGCATTTCAATGGGTAGTATTTCCTTCAAGGCCCTGTTTGGAaaag GTCAAATTGCAAACGTGCCTGTGATGCTAGCTAAACCACAGACTTTCATGAATGCAAGTGGTGAGTCT GTTGGGGCAATTGCTTCGTATTATAGGATCCCATTGGCGCAAGTCCTAGTG ATTTTTGATGATATGGATCTTCCATTTGCAAAGCTGCGGTTACTGCCAAAGGGTGGTCATGGAGGGCATAACGG GATGAAGAATATTATTAATCACTTTAAAGGTAGCCGGGACTTTCCTCGTCTAAGGATTG GCATTGGCCGGCCCCCCGGGAAAATGGATCCCATGAATTTCGTTATGCGCCCATTCACCAAACAAGAACGTGAAGAG TTGAATTTTACGTTTCAGACTGGCTTAGAAGCAGTGCGAATTCTTTTGCTCGAGGGAATCAATAGAAGTGCTACTTTTGTTAATAGTGCCAAGTCATTGGAACAGCTTCAGTAA
- the LOC113738648 gene encoding peptidyl-tRNA hydrolase, mitochondrial-like isoform X2 codes for MRVSAAFSTTSAAAALRLLFSSCDHPKTLIPFYSWTRHPSTLTQFTPRLRMVHNTHNNDLSPSSVSAAASFSSSAAASASAAAPTDKPKTQTWLIVGLGNPGKRYNGTRHNVGFEMVDYIAQAEGISMGQIANVPVMLAKPQTFMNASGESVGAIASYYRIPLAQVLVIFDDMDLPFAKLRLLPKGGHGGHNGMKNIINHFKGSRDFPRLRIGIGRPPGKMDPMNFVMRPFTKQEREELNFTFQTGLEAVRILLLEGINRSATFVNSAKSLEQLQ; via the exons ATGAGAGTATCTGCTGCATTTTCTACCACCTCCGCAGCCGCCGCTCTCCGCCTCCTCTTCTCCTCTTGTGACCACCCTAAAACCCTTATCCCATTTTATTCTTGGACAAGGCATCCTTCTACTCTTACCCAATTTACCCCAAGATTAAGAATGGTGCATAATACTCATAATAATGACCTATCCCCTTCCTCAGTCTCCGCCGCAgcctctttttcctcttctgCAGCAGCGTCAGCGTCAGCCGCGGCGCCTACTGATAAGCCGAAAACTCAGACCTGGCTTATCGTAGGGCTCGGTAACCCGGGGAAGCGGTACAATGGGACCCGCCATAAC GTGGGTTTTGAGATGGTGGATTATATTGCTCAAGCAGAGGGCATTTCAATGG GTCAAATTGCAAACGTGCCTGTGATGCTAGCTAAACCACAGACTTTCATGAATGCAAGTGGTGAGTCT GTTGGGGCAATTGCTTCGTATTATAGGATCCCATTGGCGCAAGTCCTAGTG ATTTTTGATGATATGGATCTTCCATTTGCAAAGCTGCGGTTACTGCCAAAGGGTGGTCATGGAGGGCATAACGG GATGAAGAATATTATTAATCACTTTAAAGGTAGCCGGGACTTTCCTCGTCTAAGGATTG GCATTGGCCGGCCCCCCGGGAAAATGGATCCCATGAATTTCGTTATGCGCCCATTCACCAAACAAGAACGTGAAGAG TTGAATTTTACGTTTCAGACTGGCTTAGAAGCAGTGCGAATTCTTTTGCTCGAGGGAATCAATAGAAGTGCTACTTTTGTTAATAGTGCCAAGTCATTGGAACAGCTTCAGTAA